The sequence CAACGAAAGGGGAAATGACCGAGTCTCGATGCCGGGTTGGGCACTGGGACATTGGGACTTGATTGGGAATTGGCAATTGGGAATTGGTCATTTGAGACGTAACAGGATCGTCTTGGACGATGGAGAGCAGCATGGCCGAGGATAGGGTGTGGTCGGCGAGCGCTGAAGTAACCTGGTGCCCCGGGTGCGGGAACTTCGGCATCCTCGCGGCGCTGAGGCAGGCGCTGGCCGCGGCCGGGCTCGAGCCGTGGCAGGTTGTGGTTGTGGGCGGTATCGGGCAGTCGGGCAAAGTGGCGCAGTACGTGGGCGCCAACTTCCTGCAGGGGCTGCACGGCCGGGCCCTGCCGCACGCGATCGGTGTGAAGCTCGCCGACCCCGAACTCAAGGTCATTGCCGTGGGCGGCGACGGCGACATGTACAGCGAGGGCGGCAATCACCTGCTGCACGCGTTCCGGCGCAACCCGGACATAGTCTGCCTCGTACACAACAACGGCGTGTATGGTCTGACCAAGGGGCAGATCGCCCCCACCAGCGGCTTCGGGTTTGCGACGAAGAACCGGCCGATGGGCGCGCTTGTTCCCGCGTTCAACCCGCTGGCGGCCGGGCTCGCTATGGGAGGCAGCTTCATCGCCAGGGGATTTGCCGGTGACATGAAGCACCTTGCCCGCCTGATCGGCGAGGCGCTGAACCACAAAGGGCTCGGGTTCATCGACATCCTGCAGCCGTGTGTGACCTACAACCGCGTCAATACTTTTGACTGGTACAAGGAACGGGTCTATGACCTTGCACTCGAGGCGCACAATCCCGCGGACGCGGATGCGGCGCGGGCGCGGGCCCTCGAATGGCCGGCTGAGGGAGAGGTCAAGCAGATTCCTATCGGTGTCTTCTACAGTTCGCGCCGGGAGGCCTATGAGGCTTGCGGCCTGGTGGAACGGCGAACGGCGAACGCCGAACGCCGAAGTGAGGGCAAGGGGAGAGGACGGGAAGTGCGAACGGCGAACGCAGAACCGTCGGACGGTGGCCGCGGAGGCCAACGCCGAGGTGCGGACCCGGTGAGCGTGGCGAAGAAGGCAATCGGGGAGTTCGAGTGAACGAGATGGACCTGATTGTCGCGGGGCATGCCGGGCAGGGATTGCAGGTCATCTCACGCACACTGGCATGGATGCTGGTCCGGGCCGGGTACTACGTCTTTCTGTCGCAGGACGTGATGTCGCGGATTCGCGGCGGACACAACTTCGCACGGTTGCGGGTCGGCACAGAGCCGGTGTATGCCGACGGCGACGCGGCGCAAGTCCTGGTCGCGCTTGACCCGGCGCTGGTCGAACGACACATCCCTCATCTCGCGCCGGATGCAGTCGTTGTTACCGATGCGGCAGGCACCCTACCCGAGGGAGTCAATGCAGTAAGGCTGCCGTTCGCCGACCTTGCCCGAGAACCGGTGATGGTCAACGCGGTTGCGGTCGGCGCATCGCTGGCCCTGGTTGGGCTCGACCCGGCCGGACTCGGAGAGATCTTCAGTGGTCAGTTCCGAGGCAAGGGCGAGGAGGTGGTGAGGCGGAACGTGGCCGCAGCCGAGGCCGGGTTTCGTGCGGTCGTGGAGGGCGGGAAGGGGTGCTGTCCCCCCAAGTTGGCAGGAGGCGTGCCCGGCGAACGGGTACTCATCTCCGGGGCGGAGGCACTGGCGCTGGGCGCAATCGCTGCAGGCGTGCGCGTCGTCACCGGGTATCCGATGTCGCCGGCCACGCCGATTGTAGAATACTGCTTCCGTCACGCGCAGGAGGCAGGTCTGATTGTGGAGCAGACCGAAGATGAGGTGTCGGCTGCCAATCTCGCCATCGGGGCTGCGTTCGCCGGAGCGCGGTCAATGGTCTGCACTGCCGGAGGCGGGTTCTGCCTGATGAACGAGGCCCTGAGCCTTGCCGGAATGACTGAGACTCCGCTGGTCTTGTGCGTGGGGATGAGGCCGGGCCCGGCAACCGGAATGGCCACCAGGACCGAGCAGGCTGACTTGTTGTTCTCCATCTATGCCGGGCACGGCGAGTTTCCGCGCGCGGTCTTGACCCCGGCGGACGCGGAACAGGCTTTCCATGCTGCGCAGGACGCGTTCCGGATTGCCGAGAAGTACCAGACCCCGGTTATCATTCTCTTTGACCAGTTCATGGCCGATGCACTGTGGACCGTTGAGCGGAGCCGTCTTAGGTCCGGAGTCGCTAGTCCCTCGACCTTGGTTCCGGATTCTGCAGCCATCAAGCCGTACTCGTACCGACGGTACGAAGTCACGGAGAGTGGCGTGTCGCCGATGGTGCTTCCCGGAACGGCGCAACAGCTTGTCTACGCCGACTCCGATGAGCATACCGAGGAAGGACACATTGCCGAATCGGCGGCGATACGGCTACTGATGGTGAACAAGCGGAATGCGAAGCTCGCTGGTATCAGGCGGGAGTTGGCGGTGCCGAAGGTAGAGGCAGAGGTTAAGGCTGAGGCTGAGGTCAAGGCCAGGGTCAAGGTCGAGGTTAAGGTTGAGGCTGAGGGTGAGGAAAAGGCTGAGACGCTGGTGTTCTGCTTCGGTTCGAGTCGCGGGGTGGTTTCAGAGGCGCTCAAGCGGCTGCGGGCCAAGGGGCTCAATGCCGCGATGGTGCACCTGAACCATATCTGGCCATTCCCGGTTGATGCCGTAGCCGGTCTTGTCGGGAAGGAGAAGAGAGCTCTGACTGTCGAGCAGAACTACTCGGGACAACTGGCCCAGCTGTTGTTGCAGGAGTGCGGCGTTCGCGCAGCGGGGACAGTGCGGCGGTTTGACGGCCGGCAGTTCACGGTCGCCGAGGTTGAGGCAGGGCTTGAGGAGATGATGAGATAGATGGCTACACCAATTCCCAATACCCAATTCCTAATGACCAATCAACGAGGAACTGGTCATTTGATGCGCGTCATCCATGCGCATAGCGGCGGAGCGCACCTTGGCTGAAGAATGGGCAGTGCCCAAAGACGTTGACGTTGCCTGGTGCCCGGGGTGCGGTAACTTCGGCATCCGCGAAGCGGTCAAGCTGGCGCTCTCAGAGCTTGGGTTGAAACCGGAGCAGTCCTGCTTTGTCTCGGGAATCGGGCAGGCGGCCAAGGCCCCGCACTACATCCGCTGCAACCTGTTCAACGGCCTGCACGGCCGGACCCTGCCGGTCGCGGCCGGGGTGAAGCTCGCCAACCCCGGTCTGGTCGTCCTGGCTGAGGGGGGAGACGGCGACGGATATGCGGAGGGCGGGAACCATTTCCTGCATGCCCTGCGCCGGAACGTCAACATGACCTATCTGGTTCACGACAATCAGATCTA is a genomic window of candidate division WOR-3 bacterium containing:
- a CDS encoding 2-oxoacid:acceptor oxidoreductase subunit alpha codes for the protein MNEMDLIVAGHAGQGLQVISRTLAWMLVRAGYYVFLSQDVMSRIRGGHNFARLRVGTEPVYADGDAAQVLVALDPALVERHIPHLAPDAVVVTDAAGTLPEGVNAVRLPFADLAREPVMVNAVAVGASLALVGLDPAGLGEIFSGQFRGKGEEVVRRNVAAAEAGFRAVVEGGKGCCPPKLAGGVPGERVLISGAEALALGAIAAGVRVVTGYPMSPATPIVEYCFRHAQEAGLIVEQTEDEVSAANLAIGAAFAGARSMVCTAGGGFCLMNEALSLAGMTETPLVLCVGMRPGPATGMATRTEQADLLFSIYAGHGEFPRAVLTPADAEQAFHAAQDAFRIAEKYQTPVIILFDQFMADALWTVERSRLRSGVASPSTLVPDSAAIKPYSYRRYEVTESGVSPMVLPGTAQQLVYADSDEHTEEGHIAESAAIRLLMVNKRNAKLAGIRRELAVPKVEAEVKAEAEVKARVKVEVKVEAEGEEKAETLVFCFGSSRGVVSEALKRLRAKGLNAAMVHLNHIWPFPVDAVAGLVGKEKRALTVEQNYSGQLAQLLLQECGVRAAGTVRRFDGRQFTVAEVEAGLEEMMR
- a CDS encoding 2-oxoacid ferredoxin oxidoreductase (catalyzes the coenzyme A-dependent decarboxylation of 2-oxoacids, such as pyruvate and 2-oxoglutarate) — encoded protein: MAEDRVWSASAEVTWCPGCGNFGILAALRQALAAAGLEPWQVVVVGGIGQSGKVAQYVGANFLQGLHGRALPHAIGVKLADPELKVIAVGGDGDMYSEGGNHLLHAFRRNPDIVCLVHNNGVYGLTKGQIAPTSGFGFATKNRPMGALVPAFNPLAAGLAMGGSFIARGFAGDMKHLARLIGEALNHKGLGFIDILQPCVTYNRVNTFDWYKERVYDLALEAHNPADADAARARALEWPAEGEVKQIPIGVFYSSRREAYEACGLVERRTANAERRSEGKGRGREVRTANAEPSDGGRGGQRRGADPVSVAKKAIGEFE